The Sulfuricystis thermophila genome segment CGAGTGGATCCCCGTGCATCCGGGAACCGACGGCGCGGTGGCGCTCGCCATTGGTCATGTGATCCTGCGCGACGATCTGCAGGATTCCGACTTCATCAATACCTGGACCAATGTCACAGTCAAGGAGCTCAAAGAGCACTACAAGCAATTCACGCCGGAGTGGGCGGAAAAGATCTCCGGCGTGCCGGCCGCGACGATCGAGCGGCTGGCGCACGAGTTCGCCACAGCCAAGCCGGCAACGGTGTTCACTTACCGGGGCCCGGCCAAGCACCTTTATGGTTCCTACAACGAAAAGGCCTGCATGATGCTGCCGATCCTCACCGGCAACGTCGAGACCAAGGGGGGGTATTGCCTGCCGCGCGGCATGGGCTGGCCACAACCCGACCCGAAGCCGCCCAAGCCGGCCAAGCATGCCTATTCGAACCACCATCATCATCCGCTCTATCCGCTGGCAAGCCACAGCGTGTCGCACCTGACGCCATTCGACATCGTCGAGGGCAAGCGCAAGGTGAATGTCTACTTCACCTACATGGACAACCCGACCTACACCAACCCTGGCGGGATGGCCGTATGGGGCAAGCTGTTCAAGGACGAGAAGCTGATTCCCTACTATGTCTCGATCAGCACGGTGATCGGCGAGGAAACGGCGCTCGCCGACATCATCCTGCCCGACTGCATGTTCCTCGAGCGCTGGGAGCCGGAGTCGATGCCCAACTCGCTGTGGCCCTGGCTGGGCATCCGCCAGCCGATCATCGCGCCGCTGGGCGAGACGCGCGAGACACGCGTGATCCTGCGCGACATCATCCACAAGCTCGATCCGGACGGCAAACGTGGCATGAAGCAGTACTGGAACTTCAAGGATGGCGAAGACTACATGCGCCAGCACTTCGACAACGTTCCCGGCCTCAAGGAAGCCGGCGGTCTCGACTTCCTGAAGAAAAAAGGCGTCTGGCCGATCTATGGCAAGCTCAACCCGGCCACCGGCAAGATCGCCGACAGGACCGGCCGCGAGATCAAGGCCGAGTACAACCTCTACAAGAAGGAGTTGTCGGCGGCCGAGATGATGGGCGCGACGGTCGGCAAGGATGGGGTGATCACCAAGAATGGCAAGGCCATCGGCGTGCAGCGCAACGGTAAGAACTATGTGGGCTTCCCCACCGGCAACCGCCTGATCAACGTGCGCGTCGATGAATGGGCGAAGTATGGCTTCAACCCGATGCCGACCTTCAAGCGCATTCCCTGGCACGAGACGATGAAGGACGATGAACTGATCATGACGACCTACAAGTTCAACGTCCACGTGCAGTCGCGTACTGCGTCGGTGAAGTGGCTGGCCGAGATCGCCCACAACAACCCGATGTGGATCAACACGGAGACCGCGAAGAAAATCGGCGTCAAGACCGGAGACTTGGTGCGCGTCGAATCGAAGGTCGGTTACCTCGTCACCAAGGCCTATGTCACCGAAGGCATCCATCCCAAGACCGTCGCGATCGCCACCGGCTGCGGCCACTGGGAATATGGGCGCCTGGCGACGCTCAAGCTCAACGAAAAGCCGCAGTTCGGCGGCACCGAAGACCCCGACCTGAAAAACGTCTGGTGGGACGACAAGGGTGTCCATCCGAACGACATCATCCCGGCGATCGCGGATCCGATCGGCGGCTCGCAAGCCTGGTACGACACGGTGGTCAAGGTCACCAAAGCCGGTCCGAACGACAAGTACGGCGATGTGCATGGCGACTGGGAGAAGCATCTGGCTGTCTTCAAGGAAGGCTTGCGCTATGCTTACACCGGCGACCTGCACCGCAAGATGCATCCGGAAATGGCCAATTGGGCCGGGCCGGAGAGCGTCGGGCACGAAGGTCACGGCTGAGAGCTTGTGAAGAAAATTCGTCGCGAGCGGGCTGATGGCAAGGCGCACGGAGCGCAGCGACCGAGACATAACATGGAGTTAGGCGAGGGAGCGAGCACCGCGCAACGCAGCCAGCGGCCCGCACAGCAGAATTTTCACAAGCTCTGACATCAAAACCGCACGAGGAGGCCTGGCCGTCATGTCACCTCCCGCATGACGGCCGGGATTTGATGGCCCGCTGCGTGTCGGGCCAGTTTTTTTCGAGGAAACACCATGCTCAATGCAGCATTGCAGATCGATGAGGAAGAAATCGGCGCTGGCGAGACGGCAAGCGTGTTGGCATCTCCTGCCGAGACGGCCGCCGAATGCCGCGCCCGTGCCTCGATTTATCGCCTGTTGGCTGGCGTATTCGTCGAGGAGGTGTCGTCATCTTTCCTTAGCGCATTGCGGCAGGATGATTTGCTGGCGCGCTTAGCTGAGAGCGGCATTCGTTTCGACGCCGATTTCACTGCCACACCCGACGGTCAGCTGATCGATGCCCTGGCGGTGGAATACACGGCGCTGTTTGCTGCCACCGGCGGTTTTCCGCCCGTGGAATCGGTGCGTTTGTATGGTTTGCTGCAGCAGGAGCCGGCGTTCCAGGTCGCTGCGACCTACCGGCGCCTCGGTTTCGAGCTGAAACCTGGTAAGCATGCGACTTTCCCGGATCAGCTCGGCGTCGAGCTGATGTTCGTCGCCGAGCTGCTGGAGCGTTCCGCAGCCGCCCTCGACGCTGGCGATCTTTCCGGACAGCGCAGGCTCGACAAGGAGATCAAGCGCTTCTGGGCCCAGCATCTGGGCCGTTGGGTACGCGGCTACGCGCGACTCGTCGAACGCGCCGCGGCGCATTCCTTCTACCGTGAAATGGCGCGCTTCCTCGAAGGCTTCGCCGAAGAGGAAATCCTCGCCATGGGGCTGAAAATCGAGGATGCCGACAAGGGGCGGCTGGTGGTGCCGAAGGCGGAGGTCAAGGTCGAGTTCAATCCGGACGAGCCCGTGTGCAATGCCTGCGTCGGCGAGGCGATCGCGCAGAACAAGATCGACGTACAACCCTTGCACGACTTGCGTTGAGAACGACATGAAGATTCTCGAGCTTGCACCCCGCGAACTGCCGCCGCCCGACCGGCAGGTGCTCTCCGACCTCGACTGGTCGGAAGTCAAGGCGATGTGGGACGGCAACCAGCTCGGCCAGCTGCACGACTGGCTCAACGAGCGCTGGTCGCGCCTGATTCGCAACAGTCCCGCCGGCATGCGCGATCCGGAGGCGGAGTTTCTGCAAGGGCTCGCCTATGCGACGCTCGCCCTGTTCTTCACCCAGAACCACAACCAGGAAGGGGCGCTGTTGATGATCGACGATGCGCTGATGGCGTTGTCCCGCTATCGGCCGCGTTTTCTCGGCGTGCATATCGAGCCGATCCTCAGTGCGCTGCAGGAACTGCGCCCGCTCTTGGTGGGGCTGGCGCCGGACGACGACTGTCCGCTGTGTCCTTTCGTCTATCCGAAGTTTGAATACACGAGCTGATTCAATGGATGTCGAAGTCGTTGAACGGTCGGCGCCGCTGCTACGGCGTCTGACGGCCTTTGATGCTGCACGGGCAGCGGAGATCGGCAACGAAGATTTCCTCTTCGATGCTTTGGGCGTCGAAACCGTCGCAGCCGAGTGTGCAGGCATCGTCCTGCCTTCGGGCGATGAGCCGCGGGCAGCGTCGCTGCTCGCGGCGGGTGCGCCCTGCGTATTCCTCGGCGAAGCAGCCTTGCGGGACAGTCAAACCATCGCTCGTCTGGCCGAAACGCAGCCGGGGCGCATTGGCGTCTTTGCCCCAGCACGGCGGCAGAGCGTGACCTGGTCCCTGGAAACGGAATCGAACGCCGATTTCAGAACCGTGACGCCTTCCGTTTGCGCGCCGACCTGGGAAGTGCTCATGGCGGACGGCACGGCCACTGGCGTGCTCGTCCCCTGGTGGTTGAAGGCCCTGCGCGAGTTGGGCGCAACGCATTTCCTCGTCCAGGCCGACGTCATGGACGACGCCGACCTCGAGATCCTTGCCGGGCTGGTCGAGGATTTGGGCGACAGCCTTTGGCTGGCGCCGCTTGCCGACGAACATCTGCCTTACGTCGATTGGGTAAGATACGGGCACTGTCGTCATTTGGCCCTGCCGGAAAACGATTACCTGCGCCGCACCGAGCTGTTCGGCGAGTTCTTCCAACCCACACCTGTCGAGACGCCATGAACGCCTATCGCTGCATTGCTGCCGGGCTGCTTGCCTTTTCCAGCGCCGTGCATGCCGATGTGACACCGATGAACACGGCACAGCTCGTCCATGCGTTGCAGGACGCGCCTCCCTGCTGCGTCATCGACGGCCGCATCGAAAGCAGCCGCAAGAAGCAGCCGCGCGACGATGTCGTTCCCTACAAGGAAGGCTTGCAGATCCAACCGACCGCTGCGATCGTCGTCCTCGCCGATAGCGATGATCAGGCGATGAAGATCGCCCGCGCCCTCGATGCCGCCTATCCCGGCAAGCGCATCATTGCCGTCAAAGGAGGGCTTGTCACCTGGGATATGGCGCAAATGGAATTGAGCCGGCTTGCCGCCAGTGGTCCGCAATCCGGCATCAATTTCATGATTCCCAGGAACACCTGCGAATCGGGCTCGAGCATCCAGAATCTGAAAAGCAAGCTGAAATAAATCCCCGACCGCCGTGGCGATCGCCTATCCAGAATTCCGCAATGCGCGTTGCACCCGCTTTCGCTACCGATACAGCGAATGCCAACGCTGCCTCGATGCCTGCCCCCATGAAGCCATTGCGCTCGCCGACGACGGCGCGCGCATCGACGAGACACGTTGCCGAAACTGCGGCCTCTGTATCGCGGCTTGCCATACCGGCGCGTGGGCGTCAGAGTCATTCAAGCCCATCGATCTCTTGCGTCAGGCCATCAAGCAGCCGGCCTTCTCGGTGGCCTGCGCGCCGTCGGGCCTTGCCGCCGATGCGATCGCTCCCTGCCTGGGGGCATTGGGCGCGGCCTTCATCGCTTATCTGGGCAAGCGGCGTATTCCGCTGACCCTCCTCGGCAGTTCGCATTGCAGCCAATGCGAGCACGGCGCCAAGGGGGCCGCAGCATTGGCCAGCCATCTCGATGCCGCCGAACGCCTGCGCGAGGCGGCACAGGAAGCGGACAAGGACTGGATTCAGCCGCAACTGACCGATGCGGCCCCCATCCGCAGCCCGGAAAAGCCGACGATGGGGCGGCGACAGCTGTTCCGCCGCTTGATCGGCCGCGGTGTCGAAGCGGTCGCAGCAGCGCCAGCCCCCGCCCAGCAGGTCGTGCCCGAAAAGGCGATCCGCGCCGGCGCCTATGCCAGCACCGAGGAACGCGAGCTGTTGCAAATCGTCTGCGCACGCAAGGATGGCCAGCCGACGTCCCTCGCCTGGCACGAGGCATTGCCGCTGATGCAGCTCTTTCTGAAGTCGGGCTGTACGAACTGCGAGGCCTGTTTCCGCGCCTGTCCGACCGGCGCCTTGCAGATCGTCGAGAATCCCGGCGAATGGGCGCTGGCTTTTCAGACCGACCGCTGTGTCGCCTGCGAAGTCTGTCTCGAAGTCTGTCAGCCACGCGTGCTCGATGCGCAAGCGCGTTTCGATGCGCGTCCCGAGCAGCCGGCGCGTGTGTTGCACAGTCTCGTCAAGCAACGCTGCGCGCGTTGCGAACGTTTTTTCGTCTCGCCCCAACCACGGGAGAAATGTCCGATCTGCGAAGACGACGAAGACGCCTTCGCGCAAATCTTTGGCTGAAACGGAGAAGCAAGCAATGGAATGGGAATTCACCCCCGAAGACGTCGTCAAGGGTATTGCCGATTACGGACTCGCGGAGTTCCGCCGCGACCTCGCCGAGGAGGTGCGGCAAAACATCGGCGATGATGACAGCGAACGTTTCAGCCGCGTCTATCACCTGCTCTACGATCTTTGCTATGCGCTGGCGACCAGCAAGGACTTCGAGGCGCATCTAGCGGCCTACGCCTATGATCCGCCGACCGTGCAGTTCCTGCGCGAACTGAAACCCATGATGGAGGACAACGCCGCGATGCTCGGCGCCATCCTGCAGCGGCAGATCATGGACCGCGTCGCGGCCGGCATGCCGCTGGAGAGCGCGATCAACGACGTCGCCGAGTGGCACAAGCAAAGCGTCCAAAACGATCTGACGTTCGCGAGCTGAGTGCCGTCTCACCAGCGCCGATTACACACTGCGCAAAGACGAGCTTGCCCATGGCGAGGGAGCGAGCACTGCGCAACGCAGCAGACTACCCGCGCAGCCAGTTTCGCAAGGGTTTCAATTTGATATAAACCCAGATTGTCCATTAGACCGGGCTGATTCGCGATGAGCATGCGAAACGATCATTTCAT includes the following:
- a CDS encoding molybdopterin-dependent oxidoreductase translates to MEMPKVTRRTFLKVSAATGTAAATAPRLLQAMENELGGKDFGPVTGAERQAIPYTCHVCNIQDGAIAYVENGRIVKLEGNPEHVSTRGRLCAKGNSGMWYTYNPDRVLYPLKRVGARGEGKWKRITWDEALTEIAQKLDAALKEDPNTIMLKWGRDRTGGALVRFMHTLGSDSTMNHTSVCESSKKVGLEPSWGPDIETPDFANTKYVLNFGSNVLEASYFHNPLSQRVTEGRIDNHMKIVTFDVRLSNTAGFSDEWIPVHPGTDGAVALAIGHVILRDDLQDSDFINTWTNVTVKELKEHYKQFTPEWAEKISGVPAATIERLAHEFATAKPATVFTYRGPAKHLYGSYNEKACMMLPILTGNVETKGGYCLPRGMGWPQPDPKPPKPAKHAYSNHHHHPLYPLASHSVSHLTPFDIVEGKRKVNVYFTYMDNPTYTNPGGMAVWGKLFKDEKLIPYYVSISTVIGEETALADIILPDCMFLERWEPESMPNSLWPWLGIRQPIIAPLGETRETRVILRDIIHKLDPDGKRGMKQYWNFKDGEDYMRQHFDNVPGLKEAGGLDFLKKKGVWPIYGKLNPATGKIADRTGREIKAEYNLYKKELSAAEMMGATVGKDGVITKNGKAIGVQRNGKNYVGFPTGNRLINVRVDEWAKYGFNPMPTFKRIPWHETMKDDELIMTTYKFNVHVQSRTASVKWLAEIAHNNPMWINTETAKKIGVKTGDLVRVESKVGYLVTKAYVTEGIHPKTVAIATGCGHWEYGRLATLKLNEKPQFGGTEDPDLKNVWWDDKGVHPNDIIPAIADPIGGSQAWYDTVVKVTKAGPNDKYGDVHGDWEKHLAVFKEGLRYAYTGDLHRKMHPEMANWAGPESVGHEGHG
- a CDS encoding TorD/DmsD family molecular chaperone, producing MLNAALQIDEEEIGAGETASVLASPAETAAECRARASIYRLLAGVFVEEVSSSFLSALRQDDLLARLAESGIRFDADFTATPDGQLIDALAVEYTALFAATGGFPPVESVRLYGLLQQEPAFQVAATYRRLGFELKPGKHATFPDQLGVELMFVAELLERSAAALDAGDLSGQRRLDKEIKRFWAQHLGRWVRGYARLVERAAAHSFYREMARFLEGFAEEEILAMGLKIEDADKGRLVVPKAEVKVEFNPDEPVCNACVGEAIAQNKIDVQPLHDLR
- a CDS encoding DUF309 domain-containing protein codes for the protein MKILELAPRELPPPDRQVLSDLDWSEVKAMWDGNQLGQLHDWLNERWSRLIRNSPAGMRDPEAEFLQGLAYATLALFFTQNHNQEGALLMIDDALMALSRYRPRFLGVHIEPILSALQELRPLLVGLAPDDDCPLCPFVYPKFEYTS
- a CDS encoding 4Fe-4S dicluster domain-containing protein, which gives rise to MAIAYPEFRNARCTRFRYRYSECQRCLDACPHEAIALADDGARIDETRCRNCGLCIAACHTGAWASESFKPIDLLRQAIKQPAFSVACAPSGLAADAIAPCLGALGAAFIAYLGKRRIPLTLLGSSHCSQCEHGAKGAAALASHLDAAERLREAAQEADKDWIQPQLTDAAPIRSPEKPTMGRRQLFRRLIGRGVEAVAAAPAPAQQVVPEKAIRAGAYASTEERELLQIVCARKDGQPTSLAWHEALPLMQLFLKSGCTNCEACFRACPTGALQIVENPGEWALAFQTDRCVACEVCLEVCQPRVLDAQARFDARPEQPARVLHSLVKQRCARCERFFVSPQPREKCPICEDDEDAFAQIFG